A section of the Halopiger aswanensis genome encodes:
- a CDS encoding LLM class flavin-dependent oxidoreductase, which produces MVRFGWFASLEEFTPDECLHQVELAEEAGFDTAWVNDHFHPWFDHKQDGSSANGGNAWSWLPAALERTDDLVMGTGVSAVIHRYHPGNVAHRLATLAEMYPDRIFLGLGSGEALNESPLGLPMPEFGESAKRTAEAVRIMRALFENDFVSYDGNFWSLDEANLYTGPDEMPPVYIASNGPTLARMAGDLGDGYVTVFESPERVQEELFPSVRKGIERSERNDSLEEMDRSIHLHVSYDPDSEEAALEPCLPWRGTMLDIFFEANIADPRVVQRHGDKVDPDVLKEEMTITTDPQDIVDVTEKYVDAGFNHIVYQSHSPDQAAFCEVIEEEVIPRFGDVTATP; this is translated from the coding sequence ATGGTCAGATTTGGCTGGTTTGCCTCTCTCGAGGAGTTTACGCCCGATGAGTGCCTGCACCAGGTCGAACTCGCCGAGGAGGCGGGCTTCGATACTGCGTGGGTGAACGACCACTTCCACCCCTGGTTCGACCACAAGCAGGACGGATCGTCGGCCAACGGCGGGAACGCTTGGTCGTGGCTCCCCGCGGCCCTCGAGCGCACCGACGACCTCGTCATGGGGACGGGCGTCAGCGCGGTCATTCACCGCTATCACCCGGGGAACGTCGCCCATCGACTGGCGACGCTCGCAGAGATGTACCCCGACCGAATCTTCCTCGGACTCGGCTCCGGCGAAGCACTGAACGAGAGCCCGCTCGGGCTGCCGATGCCCGAGTTCGGCGAGTCCGCCAAGCGCACCGCCGAAGCGGTCCGGATAATGCGTGCCCTCTTCGAGAACGACTTCGTCAGCTACGACGGGAACTTCTGGTCGCTCGACGAGGCGAACCTCTACACCGGCCCCGACGAGATGCCGCCGGTCTACATCGCCAGCAACGGCCCGACGCTCGCCCGAATGGCCGGCGACCTCGGCGACGGCTACGTCACCGTCTTCGAATCGCCCGAGCGCGTCCAAGAGGAACTGTTCCCGTCGGTCCGAAAGGGCATCGAGCGGTCCGAGCGAAACGACTCCCTCGAGGAGATGGACCGCTCGATTCACCTCCACGTTTCCTACGACCCCGACAGCGAGGAGGCCGCCCTCGAGCCGTGTCTCCCGTGGCGCGGCACGATGCTCGACATCTTCTTCGAGGCGAACATCGCCGACCCGCGGGTCGTCCAGCGCCACGGCGACAAGGTCGATCCCGACGTCCTCAAGGAGGAGATGACTATCACGACCGATCCACAGGACATCGTCGACGTCACCGAGAAGTACGTCGACGCCGGCTTCAACCACATCGTCTACCAGAGCCACAGTCCCGACCAGGCGGCCTTCTGTGAAGTGATCGAAGAGGAAGTCATCCCGCGCTTCGGGGACGTAACGGCGACGCCGTAA
- a CDS encoding DUF5789 family protein translates to MSEDGPNRDRAQDRIGQRKSERADHTEAIFEDVQRHLGELEYPVTSEELASEYSNEAIDMPNETESLGSVFDRLAGEQYDDPEEVREAVYGEITGEASSPNEANAERDLTALDAEKQGSPSERGGDSL, encoded by the coding sequence ATGAGCGAGGACGGACCGAACCGCGACCGCGCACAGGACCGCATCGGACAGCGCAAGTCGGAGCGGGCCGACCACACCGAGGCCATCTTCGAAGACGTCCAACGACACCTCGGCGAACTCGAGTATCCCGTCACGAGCGAGGAACTGGCCTCGGAGTACAGCAACGAGGCGATCGACATGCCCAACGAGACGGAGTCGCTGGGCAGCGTCTTCGATCGATTGGCGGGCGAACAGTACGACGACCCGGAGGAGGTTCGGGAAGCGGTGTACGGCGAGATCACGGGTGAAGCGAGCAGTCCGAACGAGGCTAACGCCGAACGCGACCTTACGGCGTTGGACGCCGAGAAACAGGGATCGCCCAGCGAGCGGGGCGGCGACTCGCTATAA
- a CDS encoding translation initiation factor IF-2 subunit beta: MDYESSLDRAMDDVPDIGGDEQRLQIPDAETQKDGAFTRFTNLGDIADVLSREDEHLHRFIQREMGTSGKLEDGRGRYNGTFSEQDFDMAVDAYVDEYVLCSECGLPDTRLVREDRTPMLRCDACGAFRPVTKRSASSQQQQQADAVEEGETYTVEITGTGRKGDGVAEKGEYTIFVPGAEEGDVVEIYIKNISGNLAFAELA, translated from the coding sequence ATGGATTACGAATCGAGTCTCGACCGTGCGATGGACGATGTCCCCGACATCGGGGGCGACGAACAGCGGCTCCAGATCCCGGACGCCGAGACCCAGAAGGACGGCGCATTCACGCGCTTTACGAACCTCGGCGACATCGCCGACGTCCTCTCGCGCGAGGACGAGCACCTCCACCGGTTCATCCAGCGCGAGATGGGGACCAGCGGCAAACTCGAGGACGGCCGCGGCCGATACAACGGGACCTTCTCCGAGCAGGACTTCGACATGGCCGTCGACGCCTACGTCGACGAGTACGTCCTCTGTTCGGAGTGTGGTCTGCCGGACACCCGCCTCGTCCGGGAGGACCGCACGCCGATGCTGCGCTGTGACGCCTGCGGTGCGTTCCGCCCGGTCACCAAGCGCTCCGCGAGCAGCCAGCAGCAACAGCAGGCCGACGCCGTCGAGGAAGGCGAGACCTACACCGTCGAGATCACCGGCACCGGTCGCAAGGGCGACGGTGTCGCCGAGAAGGGCGAGTACACGATCTTCGTCCCCGGCGCCGAAGAGGGCGACGTCGTCGAGATCTACATCAAGAACATCTCGGGCAACCTCGCGTTCGCGGAACTGGCCTAA
- a CDS encoding HAD family hydrolase, whose protein sequence is MGVSFDLFGTLVAAETPADPADAVATELAERDVPVPDDWQAAYTEPHVDAPEGAEVPLPAHVARALASRGIDYERNAVRRAVVAAFDPDVTTRDGAREAVAAARELGPVAICSNCSVPELVARTLIRADLERDAFDAVVTSVGCGWRKPAPEIFELAADELGVDPADLVHVGDDPDTDGGVEAVGGTALLLDGRGDDGDGDDGLTLEDVPERLSDRSNANASTRDSER, encoded by the coding sequence GTGGGAGTATCGTTCGACCTCTTCGGAACCCTCGTGGCCGCCGAGACGCCGGCCGATCCGGCCGACGCCGTCGCGACCGAACTCGCCGAGCGGGACGTTCCGGTCCCCGACGACTGGCAGGCCGCGTACACGGAGCCACACGTCGACGCCCCCGAGGGCGCCGAGGTACCGCTTCCGGCTCACGTCGCCCGCGCGCTCGCGAGCCGCGGCATCGACTACGAGCGAAACGCGGTCAGACGGGCCGTCGTCGCGGCGTTCGACCCCGACGTGACGACCAGAGACGGGGCCCGCGAAGCGGTCGCCGCGGCCCGCGAACTGGGGCCGGTGGCGATCTGCTCGAACTGCAGCGTTCCGGAACTCGTCGCCCGAACGCTGATCCGCGCCGACCTCGAGCGCGACGCCTTCGACGCCGTCGTCACGAGCGTCGGCTGCGGCTGGCGCAAGCCGGCCCCCGAGATCTTCGAACTGGCGGCCGACGAACTCGGCGTCGACCCGGCCGACCTCGTTCACGTCGGCGACGATCCGGACACCGACGGCGGCGTCGAGGCAGTTGGCGGGACGGCGCTATTGCTCGACGGCCGAGGCGATGACGGTGACGGCGACGACGGATTGACGCTCGAGGACGTTCCGGAACGACTGTCGGACCGATCGAACGCGAACGCATCGACACGGGATTCGGAGCGATGA
- the cbiB gene encoding adenosylcobinamide-phosphate synthase CbiB, translating into MIGLAFSLDLLLGEPPNAAHPVAWFGRLVGALDRDWSAATDTRTENAPRRQRRVGIVIALLAPLLPAVAAATLVIAASALAPLAGAVAAALVLFLSMSLRSLLELTDTVVAATANANDLETARDRVRGLVGRDTSALSAAELRSAAVESAAENLADGLVATLVPFAVLAPLSPPAAAAAAAWVKGVNTLDSMLGYPDKPIGTASARLDDLVMWLPARLSALAIAVAAGDHLALERARRWARAPPSPNSGWPMATLACALGVRLRKPGVYDLNPDAPLPTVADGERAVRVVGRGAAVAVLVAVALAIGVDAVAADTVATPLEAPRLAAPEVTLR; encoded by the coding sequence ATGATCGGTCTGGCGTTCAGCCTCGATCTTCTCCTGGGTGAGCCGCCGAACGCCGCCCACCCGGTCGCGTGGTTCGGCCGCCTCGTGGGCGCGCTCGACCGCGACTGGAGCGCGGCGACGGATACCCGCACCGAGAACGCGCCTCGACGGCAGCGCCGTGTCGGCATCGTGATTGCCCTCCTCGCGCCGCTGCTACCCGCCGTCGCGGCTGCCACCCTCGTCATCGCCGCGAGCGCGCTCGCTCCGCTCGCGGGCGCCGTCGCCGCCGCGCTCGTCCTCTTTCTGTCGATGAGCCTGCGTTCGCTGCTCGAGCTTACCGACACTGTGGTCGCAGCGACCGCGAATGCGAACGACCTCGAGACCGCCCGCGACCGGGTCCGCGGACTCGTCGGCCGCGATACGTCGGCGCTTTCGGCGGCGGAGCTTCGCAGTGCGGCCGTAGAGAGCGCGGCCGAGAACCTGGCGGACGGACTCGTGGCGACGCTGGTTCCGTTCGCCGTGCTCGCCCCGCTCTCGCCGCCGGCCGCGGCCGCCGCAGCCGCGTGGGTGAAGGGGGTCAACACGCTCGATTCGATGCTGGGCTACCCGGACAAGCCGATCGGCACCGCGAGCGCGCGACTCGACGACCTCGTGATGTGGCTCCCGGCGCGGCTCAGCGCGCTGGCGATCGCCGTCGCCGCCGGCGACCACCTCGCACTAGAGCGTGCGCGACGGTGGGCTCGAGCACCGCCGTCGCCCAACTCCGGGTGGCCGATGGCGACGCTCGCCTGCGCGCTCGGGGTTCGACTCCGCAAGCCGGGCGTCTACGACCTCAACCCGGACGCTCCGCTCCCCACAGTCGCTGACGGCGAGCGAGCCGTGCGCGTCGTCGGACGCGGGGCGGCGGTCGCGGTGCTCGTCGCCGTCGCGCTGGCGATCGGCGTCGACGCGGTCGCGGCCGATACGGTCGCGACGCCGCTCGAGGCGCCTCGACTCGCGGCGCCGGAGGTGACGCTCCGATGA